One Bradysia coprophila strain Holo2 unplaced genomic scaffold, BU_Bcop_v1 contig_476, whole genome shotgun sequence genomic region harbors:
- the LOC119082545 gene encoding phosphomevalonate kinase-like: MTTNAQRPRQKLIILFSGKRKTNRDFLASALLSQLDESVAEIVRICEPVKKLWTIKMALKDDDLRGPLKEQYRKEMIIWSDKVRAQLPTFFCSEAFRSAEKPITIVSDIRHYTDMDYFINFNIPLLAVRIDASDEKRKKRGWVFTKGIDDTKTECELDDFKEWDYVIDSDTRGNAQNIFENIKCHVKYILKT; the protein is encoded by the exons ATGACCACTAATGCACAAAGACCGAGACAAAAGCTGATCATTTTATTCAGtggtaaaagaaaaacgaacaGAGACTTCCTCGCGTCCGCACTGTTATCACA ACTTGATGAATCTGTCGCTGAAATTGTTCGCATATGTGAGCCAGTAAAAAAGCTATGGACAATAAAAATGGCTCTTAAAGATGACGACTTACGAG GTCCATTAAAAGAGCAATACCGAAAAGAAATGATTATCTGGAGCGACAAAGTGCGAGCTCAATTGccaacatttttctgttcGGAAGCCTTCAGATCAG CCGAAAAACCGATCACAATTGTTAGTGATATCAGACACTATACGGACATGGATTACTTTATCAATTTCAATATCCCGTTGTTGGCGGTTCGCATAGACGCTAGTgatgaaaaacggaaaaagCGAGGATGGGTATTCACCAAG GGCATTGATGACACGAAGACCGAATGTGAATTGGATGATTTCAAAGAATGGGATTATGTGATCGATAGCGACACCAGGGGAAATGCTcagaatattttcgaaaatatcaaatgCCACGTTAAGTATATACTGAAGACATAG
- the LOC119082577 gene encoding ATP-binding cassette sub-family F member 1, translating to MSKKRGNKKNQDFDDDFPDDEAASQTTEITSKSKGKGKKGKKGNVKDTDSADGDDAVKVTEDQDEVIPQKKDKKKGKAKGRRKGDSESEEEVVEVEKPAKKGKAKGRRKGDSDSEEEAVEVEKPAKKGNAKKKGKKSKKDDSDEEEADKKSDTESVDVPKPVAKKTVAKKKGKKGKQDDWGDDKDSDNEMQVAVSDDEIAAPVKKSQKQNKKSKKIELDESSEESDGSESDIPVAAPVSKKKNKSKKPNKAPAKVESDIEDEDLSNAEEEEQLVVEQAEPEAVAEITDKLSTVEITASKSEELSQEDNTMDADEENDTSESKDVAKDKKLTHKEKKKLKKQQEYEKQVEILTKKGGQGHSELDSNFTMSQVQKTGGQKAALEHAVDIKIENFTISAKGNDLFVNANLLIANGRRYGLVGPNGHGKTTLLRHISTRAFAIPPNIDVLLCEQEVVADDNTAVQTILMADVKRTKMLKECEELEKKAEGGDLEVQDRLNEVYAELKAIGADSAEPRARRILAGLGFSKDMQDRATNKFSGGWRMRVSLARALYLEPTLLMLDEPTNHLDLNAVIWLDNYLQGWKKTLLIVSHDQSFLDNVCNEIIHLDNKKLYYYKGNYSMFKKMFVQKRREQVKEFEKQEKRIKELKAHGQSKKAAEKKQKEALTRKQEKNRSSKTVKAEDEDGPQELLAKPKDYIVKFRFPDTTPLQPPILGLHNVNFSFPGQKPLFVKADFGIDLTSRIAIVGPNGVGKSTFLKLLMGDLEPNQGDHRRNHRLHIGRFDQHSGEHLTAEESAAEYLQRLFDLQHEKARKALGSFGLASHAHTIRMKDLSGGQKARVALAELCLSAPDVLILDEPTNNLDIESIDALAEAINEYKGGVVIVSHDERLIRETDCTLYVIEDQTINEIEGDFDDYRKEVLDSLGEVVNNPSVVANAAVLQ from the exons atgtcgaaaaaacgcggcaacaaaaaaaatcaagatttTGACGATGATTTTCCAGACGATGAAGCAGCTAGTCAAACAACAGAAATAACCTCAAAATCGAAAGGGAAAGGAAAGAAAGGCAAGAAAGGAAACGTTAAGGATACCGATTCGGCTGACGGTGATGATGCAGTTAAAGTGACAGAAGACCAGGATGAAGTGATACCACAGAAGAAAGATAAGAAAAAAGGCAAAGCGAAGGGTCGCAGAAAAGGAGATAGTGAAAGTGAAGAAGAGGTGGTGGAGGTCGAAAAACCTGCAAAGAAAGGTAAAGCTAAAGGTCGCCGAAAAGGGGATAGTGACAGTGAAGAAGAAGCGGTTGAGGTCGAAAAACCTGCAAAGAAAggaaatgcaaagaaaaaggGAAAGAAATCCAAAAAGGATGATTCGGATGAGGAGGAAGCTGATAAGAAAAGTGATACTGAAAGTGTGGATGTTCCTAAGCCCGTTGCGAAGAAAACTGTTGCCAAGAAGAAAGGCAAGAAAGGAAAGCAGGATGATTGGGGTGACGATAAGGATTCCGACAATGAGATGCAAGTTGCTGTAAGTGATGATGAAATTGCTGCGCCAGTGAAGAAATCGCAGAAGCAGAATAAAAAATCCAAGAAAATCGAACTGGATGAGTCGTCAGAGGAAAGTGATGGTTCTGAGTCGGACATTCCAGTAGCTGCACCAGTTTCGAAGAAGAAAA ataAGTCGAAAAAGCCAAACAAAGCACCAGCTAAAGTTGAGTCGGACATAGAGGATGAAGATCTATCCAACGCTGAAGAGGAGGAGCAATTGGTAGTCGAACAAGCAGAACCAGAAGCTGTTGCAGAAATTACGGACAAGCTGTCAACCGTGGAGATAACCGCAAGTAAGTCTGAAGAATTAAGTCAGGAAGACAACACAATGGATGCTGATGAAGAAAACGACACCAGCGAGTCGAAAGATGTGGCAAAGGACAAGAAACTTACGCacaaagagaagaagaagttgAAAAAGCAACAGGAATACGAGAAACAGGTGGAAATTCTGACGAAAAAAGGCGGCCAAGGACATTCAGAGCTGGATAGTAACTTTACAATGTCTCAAGTCCAGAAGACCGGTGGTCAGAAAGCGGCACTCGAACATGCCGTCgacattaaaattgaaaatttcaccatATCAGCGAAGGGTAACGATCTGTTCGTCAATGCAAATCTGTTAATCGCCAACGGTCGTCGATATGGTTTGGTCGGTCCAAACGGTCACGGAAAAACTACTCTCTTGCGCCATATTTCTACCAGAGCATTCGCCATACCGCCGAATATCGATGTATTGCTGTGCGAACAAGAGGTTGTGGCAGATGATAACACTGCAGTCCAGACCATTTTGATGGCCGATGTGaaacgaacaaaaatgttgaaagaaTGCGAAGAGTTGGAGAAGAAAGCTGAGGGTGGCGACCTAGAGGTGCAGGATCGATTAAACGAAGTGTATGCCGAGTTGAAAGCAATTGGAGCTGACAGTGCAGAGCCTCGGGCTAGACGAATTTTGGCTGGTTTAGGTTTTTCGAAAGACATGCAGGACCGAGCGACCAACAAATTTTCGG GTGGATGGAGAATGAGAGTATCGTTGGCAAGAGCTTTGTATTTAGAACCAACATTGTTGATGCTTGATGAACCTACCAATCACTTGGATTTGAATGCTGTAATTTGGTTGGACAA TTACTTGCAGGGCTGGAAAAAGACGTTGCTGATTGTTTCTCACGATCAATCGTTTTTGGACAATGTGTGCAACGAAATCATCCATCTAGACAACAAGAAACTTTATTATTACAAGGGCAATTACTCAATGTTCAAGAAGATGTTCGTTCAGAAGCGGCGCGAGCAAGTCAAGGAATTCGAAAAACAAGAGAAACGAATCAAAGAATTGAAAGCTCATGGTCAGTCGAAGAAGGCGGCTGAAAAGAAACAGAAAGAAGCGCTGACCAGGAAACAGGAGAAAAATCGCAGCAGTAAAACAGTGAAAGCTGAAGATGAAGATGGTCCGCAAGAATTGCTCGCCAAGCCGAAGGATTACATCGTCAAGTTTAGATTTCCAGATACGACGCCACTACAGCCTCCGATTTTGGGTCTTCACA ACGTGAACTTCAGTTTCCCTGGACAAAAACCACTCTTCGTCAAGGCTGATTTCGGCATCGATCTAACCAGTCGCATTGCTATTGTTGGACCCAACGGAGTGGGCAAATCGACCTTTTTGAAGTTGCTCATGGGTGATTTGGAACCGAACCAGGGAGACCATCGCAGAAATCATCGATTG CACATTGGCCGTTTCGATCAGCATTCGGGTGAACATTTAACTGCTGAAGAAAGTGCCGCTGAGTATTTACAACGGCTATTCGATTTGCAGCACGAAAAAGCACGCAAAGCTTTAGGATCTTTCGGATTGGCCAGCCATGCGCATACGATTCGAATGAAGGATCTGTCCGGTGGGCAAAAAGCTCGCGTCGCTTTGGCAGAATTGTGTTTGAGCGCTCCGGACGTGTTGATTTTGGACGAACCTACAAACAATCTGGATATCGAGTCTATTGATGCCTTAGCTGAAGCCATTAATGAGTATAAGGGCGGCGTTGTTATCGTATCGCACGACGAACGGCTGATTCGCGAAACT
- the LOC119082554 gene encoding mutS protein homolog 4-like, with amino-acid sequence MNFMSYGKTARSAGGARNAFIPEKYWAPTAPKPINRHDSFFKPQQEDFEENTPRPRNIESHDDTVLTIKATSFFNRDESTLYMAITEGRGNASCEVGIAAIDIKRPELIMSQISDNFWYTGLLTKIAILSPTEILMPQALINSSNSSKLYLYIKHTYPDVPIRAVPRRQFNDRTALEIIDHIHNTKYKSIRDMIAKKYYALTASSALLQYLECIMNCSFAQNSLKIRYESKYGCMTIDLDTSHHLELLYPTCKTKEQRACLFGVLNSCVTGIGKRNLRAQILQPSCELKQIIRTQECIKELYGNQDLFIALEAILTKFHSVDKLMKFAVVSTASDTPNSSETMISQILQLKACLEHIPELNHLIATINNTYFDDMKLVLVNTAYKEMLDEITTVIHPNVQITGGTTQFFQRLHAVNPNISSYLDLNRENYTKLVDKINEIIGNLSGSHNLPFRMKFITSKGFHIQLTVPKNSTFPQLPSTFEVLSKTKNSINLTTTELRMLNVRMSDVVEQIHIESNRIITELVNSIRHNMAHLYDLSGLISSLDIMLSLTKYSINSNGCCPTFSSEMNVIDGIHPLLEYNRCKTTPVPNGVIANSEYHFFVITGPNMGGKTIYLKMIAMLQILAQLGCFVPARTAQFRLTDKILSRIGFGDRIECNLSGFVLEMRETEYIFKNITPNSLVIIDELCRSTKPEEGEVLAWDICERFIRLIGVSNDGRYFDESEASSTSKSSNKSLKLSSITSPFIFFVTHFDSITKLQDKFLSVVNLHFSATEEVIDGKNHLTYTYRIEDGVNQIKNYGISLAQYMNFPPDVISRAMVISDELRQKQLPDRLNKSNVMGNNSSMNRRSTYRSTILETSTSEHSHLLRLFYNLYADMVSINRMEISTEEKRDLLTQKMRELADELPSHILEMAKKGTLFDLFKRTPNVPTHLWTPPESEFIHEEPLQTNVASQSLRNETDFSLLSQHSIARRVNLERQDMSAVTPFASPQTSNARNRRPTQQQSKVHFLSDSIEEIENSQLGDSFSGNAYTGRKAAATPPFIDDDRNFNFMDASIDFIDDELTQYFRDMSPSRAGTNFEDEPDTSDFVIPDILDRSERFAASGRVRSNQNTSTEAHPATSSKEITKSKSSNMNTTQRSSSSSSSGLFRLQLKSPLIKRDNRILKTPPKSTRTQNVSLDEFTFGTAKEPSEKRSTSRLSFNMFDETAFSGVDIPTIPSTSSDKNSGEFNADDVPTIGFQGNDKHYSEDSPSQPFKLNLTQFFSREISEDPFFLPSQASQTDTQPTFTELSDDIMPIQSKTPFCSTTNATEDESFTFSDIAAAYSGTAKPRTRRPDYNYGNWVSTDKLTTLGDMSIVSTSQEQSGNFFNFNSSTQDSSQRTNGPDAYKLIEPINQSYIRKVTVAPEITPPTALQFIQYAYQNQSDDESISDEEDIHGEGTRPSTVKTAPIPQGNQMNFQQKKAAQCKLTKSSAGNQSENVMKTGSDVIEEVSKQKLSTASFNTSISNDENVEDIILPVPPEFL; translated from the exons atgaattttatgtcttaTGGGAAAACAGCACGATCAGCTGGTG GCGCTCGAAACGCTTTCATTCCTGAAAAGTACTGGGCACCAACGGCACCGAAGCCAATCAATCGCCATGATTCATTTTTCAAGCCTCAGCAGGAAGATTTCGAGGAAAATACCCCAAGGCCAAG GAACATTGAATCACATGATGACACCGTACTCACCATTAAAGCTACGTCTTTCTTCAATCGTGACGAATCTACGCTCTATATGG ccATAACTGAAGGACGTGGAAATGCATCCTGTGAAGTTGGAATTGCCGCTATTGACATAAAGAGACCCGAGTTAATCATGAGTCAAATCAGCGATAACTTTTGGTACACCGGacttttgacgaaaatagcAATTTTGTCTCCAACCGAGATTCTCATGCCGCAAGCTCTGATTAATTCAAGCAATTCGTCTAAGCTGTACCTGTACATAAAGCACACTTACCCAGACGTACCCATTAGAGCGGTACCACGTCGTCAATTTAACGATAGAACAGCTCTCGAGATCATCGATCACATCCACAACACAAAGTATAAAAGCATCCGGGACATGATTGCAAAGAAATACTATGCACTGACTGCATCTTCTGCATTGTTGCAGTATCTGGAATGCATTATGAACTGTAGCTTTGCGCAGAACAGCTTAAAAATTCGCTATGAATCGAAGTACGGTTGCATGACGATTG ATCTGGACACATCACATCACTTGGAATTACTTTATCCAACGTGTAAGACGAAGGAACAGCGGGCCTGTTTATTCGGTGTGCTGAACTCGTGCGTAACAGGCATTGGAAAGAGGAATTTGCGAGCGCAGATCCTTCAACCGAGCTGTGAATTGAAGCAAATCATCAGGACGCAAGAATGCATTAAAGAGCTGTACGGAAATCAGGATCTGTTCATAGCATTGGAGGCGATCTTAACGAAATTCCACTCAGTGGACAaactgatgaaatttgctGTCGTCAGTACAGCG AGTGACACGCCAAATTCATCTGAAACAATGATCAGCCAAATCTTGCAACTGAAGGCCTGCCTGGAACATATCCCCGAACTGAATCATCTGATAGCGACGATCAATAACACATACTTTGACGACATGAAGCTG GTGTTGGTGAACACAGCATACAAAGAAATGCTCGACGAAATAACAACCGTGATCCATCCCAATGTTCAGATCACTGGCGGAACGACACAGTTCTTTCAGCGATTACATGCCGTGAATCCTAACATCAGTTCGTATTTGGATTTGAATCGGGAAAATTACACGAAACTGGTGGACAAAATTAATG AAATAATTGGCAATCTGTCGGGTTCGCACAATCTTCCATTTCGTATGAAGTTCATCACATCGAAAGGCTTCCACATTCAATTAACCGTGCCGAAAAACAGTACATTTCCTCAGTTACCAAGTACGTTTGAGGTGCTATCGAAGACAAAGAACTCCATAAATCTTACGACCACCGAACTGCGAATGCTGAACGTACGAATGTCTGACGTTGTCGAACAGATTCACATCGAAAGTAACAG AATCATAACAGAGTTGGTGAACTCAATTCGACACAATATGGCACATCTCTATGACCTGTCTGGTCTCATTTCGTCATTGGACATCATGCTGTCGTTAACAAAG TATAGCATCAATTCGAATGGTTGCTGTCCGACTTTTAGCTCGGAGATGAATGTTATCGATGGAATTCATCCACTTCTGGAATATAATCGATGCAAGACGACGCCCGTACCCAATGGAGTG ATTGCCAACAGTGAGTACCACTTTTTCGTGATAACTGGTCCGAACATGGGAggaaaaacgatttatttgaaaatgattgCGATGCTGCAAATCTTGGCTCAG CTTGGATGCTTCGTTCCGGCTAGAACGGCTCAGTTTCGTTTAACCGACAAAATATTGAGTCGGATCGGATTCGGTGATCGCATTGAGTGCAATTTGTCGGgttttgttttggaa ATGCGAGAGACCGAGTACATTTTCAAGAACATCACACCGAACAGTCTTGTGATAATCGATGAATTGTGCAG GAGTACAAAACCAGAAGAAGGGGAAGTGTTGGCTTGGGATATTTGTGAAAGATTCATCCGATTGATTGGCGTTTCCAATGACGGACGGTATTTTGATGAGTCTGAGGCTTCCAGCACT TCGAAATCGTCCAATAAGTCGTTAAAACTGAGCTCCATAACGTCGCCGTTCATTTTCTTCGTGACACACTTTGACTCCATAACGAAGCTCCAGGACAAATTCTTAAGTGTTGTGAA TCTTCACTTTTCGGCCACAGAGGAAGTAATTGATGGAAAGAATCACCTAACCTACACATATCGCATTGAG GATGGTGTGAATCAGATCAAGAATTATGGAATATCGCTGGCCCAATATATGAACTTCCCGCCTGATGTCATTTCGAGGGCCATGGTCATATCCGACGAATTGCGACAGAAGCAATTGCCCGATCGACTGAACAAGTCCAATGTCATGGGGAATAACTCGTCTATGAACAGGCGTTCAACCTACCGATCTACCATATTGGAAACAAGTACATCCGAACATTCCCACCTGCTTCGACTGTTTTACAACCTCTATGCGGATATGGTTTCGATAAATCGAATGGAAATTTCGACCGAAGAAAAGCGAGATTTGCTTACGCAAAAAATGAGAGAACTGGCAGATGAACTGCCGTCGCATATTCTAGAAATGGCGAAGAAAGGAACCTTGTTTGACCTGTTCAAGCGTACACCAAATGTGCCTACACATTTGTGGACACCACCGGAAAGCGAATTTATTCATGAAGAACCACTGCAAACGAACGTGGCTTCTCAGTCGCTGCGCAATGAAACCGATTTTTCACTTCTGTCCCAGCACAGCATTGCTCGTCGAGTGAATTTGGAACGGCAAGATATGTCAGCAGTCACGCCATTTGCTTCACCCCAAACATCGAATGCCAGAAACAGAAGACCGACTCAGCAGCAATCTAAAGTTCACTTTTTGTCTGATAGCATTGAGGAGATAGAAAATTCCCAGCTTGGTGATAGTTTCAGTGGAAATGCATACACCGGCAGAAAAGCGGCGGCTACTCCTCCATTCATTGACGACGAtcgtaatttcaatttcatggACGCAAGCATCGACTTTATCGATGACGAATTAACCCAATACTTCAGAGACATGAGTCCGAGCCGAGCAGGAACCAATTTCGAAGATGAACCAGACACATCGGATTTCGTGATTCCGGATATTTTAGACCGAAGCGAAAGATTCGCAGCCAGTGGCAGAGTGCGATCGAACCAAAACACATCGACCGAAGCCCATCCAGCCACTTCGTCGAAAGAAATCACGAAAAGCAAATCCAGTAACATGAACACAACTCAACGATCCTCGTCTTCATCGTCGTCCGGTCTGTTTCGATTACAATTGAAGAGTCCGCTGATAAAGCGGGACAACCGGATATTGAAAACTCCACCGAAGAGTACTCGAACCCAAAACGTGTCGCTGGATGAATTCACTTTCGGCACTGCGAAGGAGCCTTCCGAGAAACGATCGACATCCCGATTGTCGTTTAACATGTTCGATGAGACTGCGTTCTCCGGAGTAGATATTCCAACTATTCCATCTACCAGCAGCGATAAAAACTCTGGCGAATTCAATGCGGACGATGTTCCTACCATCGGATTTCAGGGCAATGACAAACATTATTCGGAAGATTCGCCCAGCCAACCGTTTAAGTTGAATttgactcaatttttttcgagAGAAATATCGGAGGATCCATTCTTCCTTCCATCGCAAGCCAGCCAAACGGATACCCAACCAACGTTTACCGAACTTTCTGATGACATTATGCCAATCCAATCAAAAACCCCGTTCTGCAGTACTACCAATGCAACCGAAGATGAGTCATTTACCTTTTCCGACATCGCTGCTGCATACTCCGGTACAGCAAAACCGAGAACTCGACGACCCGATTACAACTATGGAAACTGGGTGAGCACAGATAAATTGACCACATTGGGCGATATGTCAATTGTCAGTACATCGCAAGAGCAGTCCggaaatttcttcaattttaatagCTCCACACAAGATTCGTCTCAGCGCACAAATGGTCCTGATGCGTACAAGTTGATTGAACCAATCAATCAGAGCTACATCAGAAAGGTTACAGTAGCACCGGAAATAACACCTCCAACTGCTTTACAGTTCATTCAGTATGCATATCAGAACCAATCGGATGACGAATCGATATCAGATGAGGAAGATATTCACGGCGAAGGAACAAGACCTTCGACAGTAAAAACGGCACCCATTCCGCAAGGTAATCAGATGAATTTTCAGCAAAAGAAGGCAGCTCAATGCAAATTAACAAAGTCTTCGGCTGGTAATCAATcagaaaatgtaatgaaaacgGGAAGTGACGTCATTGAGGAGGTCTCAAAGCAAAAACTATCGACAGCATCTTTCAATACTTCGATAAGTAACGATGAAAATGTGGAGGATATCATTCTACCCGTCCCTCCGGAGTTTTTGTaa